A stretch of Saccharothrix texasensis DNA encodes these proteins:
- a CDS encoding non-ribosomal peptide synthetase, with protein MSAVIPEGRADEVFRFPASSGQRRLWLVDQLLPASPVYNIGWRVGIDGPLDAEALRVALNALVARHEALRTRFAAEDGVPVQVVSAASTVPLARLSGDVDAVVREEVGRPFALHSGPLLRAGLVGVGPDEHVLVLVLHHAIADGWSCAVLFDELALLYAAEVAGVPPDLPELPVQYPDYAVWQREQVEGGAFAADAEFWRGALHGAPTVLPLPTDKARPATPTGRGAELRAELDVPDGSFARLLAVFQCVLHRVTGQADFLVATPVAARTRPETEGLVGFVANTLPLRARFTPETTFGEVVGAAEDATVAALAHQDLPFEQLVDIAAPQRTLAHAPLVQVMFAVEPAPPARDAGPITITPEAVANGGAKFDLSLTVERAGGRWFGRWQYDSGLFTPETVAALHAVFAAAVHASPADRVAELWLGDDAPQEPAVDVPAETAADLVFAALAEHPDSVAIEGALTCGELDRAANRLAHVLLAAGVRPDQPVALCLDRGAPMVVGILAAWRAGAGYLPLDPSWPPARLTAMATGSDVPVLVTDGASRAVTGPLAGPWTEVDLDTAELDARPDTPPRAAGQHPGSLAYVIHTSGSTGRPKGVRCTQGGLAALLRAMGELVELTPTDRLASITTPAFDVSTVEMLAPLIGGATLVVVPADDVADGGLLRARIEETGATVVQGGPASWRMIVAAGGVPARVRLRISGGEAMTRDLADDLQTDGATLIDGYGPTETTVYSAAGVVSHAPDPVRLGQAVKGTSLHVLDPVMRPVPPGVIGELHIGGAGVARGYHGLPGLTADRFRPDPFGPAGSRLYASGDLVRRHADGRLEFLGRADRQLKVRGYRIEPGEIEAVLRAHPDVAQAVVVAWSAHAADVRLVAYAVPADPDVGEDELRRRVRPHLAASLPDYMLPAAVVVLAELPRTGSGKIDRDALPDPVWTTDDVDRVEPRDENERRLALIWREVLSMPADAPLGVHDNFFALGGHSLTATQMLARVRAALDVDLPLATLFAAPTIAELCANLGRGTGSAARGPAPLLDQLDELSDEEIDRLLGALVDEDDA; from the coding sequence GTGAGCGCGGTGATACCAGAGGGACGGGCGGACGAGGTGTTCCGGTTCCCGGCTTCGTCCGGGCAGCGCAGGTTGTGGTTGGTCGACCAGCTGCTGCCCGCGAGCCCGGTCTACAACATCGGCTGGCGGGTCGGCATCGACGGCCCGCTCGACGCCGAGGCGCTGCGGGTGGCGTTGAACGCGCTGGTCGCCAGGCACGAGGCGTTGCGGACGCGGTTCGCGGCCGAGGACGGCGTGCCGGTGCAGGTGGTGTCGGCCGCGTCGACCGTGCCGTTGGCGCGGCTGTCGGGTGACGTGGACGCGGTGGTGCGCGAGGAGGTCGGCCGGCCGTTCGCGCTGCACAGCGGACCGTTGCTGCGCGCCGGTCTGGTGGGGGTCGGGCCCGACGAGCACGTGCTGGTCCTCGTGCTGCACCACGCGATCGCCGACGGCTGGTCGTGCGCGGTGCTGTTCGACGAGCTGGCCCTGCTGTACGCGGCCGAGGTCGCCGGCGTGCCGCCCGACCTGCCGGAGCTGCCGGTGCAGTACCCGGACTACGCGGTGTGGCAGCGGGAGCAGGTCGAGGGCGGCGCGTTCGCCGCCGACGCCGAGTTCTGGCGCGGCGCGCTGCACGGCGCGCCGACCGTGCTGCCGCTGCCGACCGACAAGGCCCGGCCGGCGACGCCCACCGGGCGCGGCGCGGAGCTGCGGGCGGAGCTGGACGTGCCGGACGGGTCGTTCGCCCGGCTGCTCGCGGTGTTCCAGTGCGTGCTGCACCGGGTGACCGGGCAGGCGGACTTCCTGGTGGCCACGCCCGTCGCGGCGCGCACCAGGCCGGAGACCGAGGGCCTGGTCGGTTTCGTGGCCAACACCCTGCCGCTGCGCGCCAGGTTCACGCCGGAGACCACGTTCGGCGAGGTGGTGGGCGCGGCCGAGGACGCGACCGTGGCCGCGCTCGCCCACCAGGACCTGCCGTTCGAGCAGCTGGTGGACATCGCCGCGCCGCAGCGGACGCTCGCCCACGCGCCGCTGGTGCAGGTGATGTTCGCGGTCGAGCCGGCGCCGCCCGCGCGGGACGCCGGTCCGATCACGATCACGCCCGAGGCGGTCGCCAACGGCGGCGCGAAGTTCGACCTGTCGCTGACCGTCGAACGGGCCGGTGGCCGGTGGTTCGGCCGCTGGCAGTACGACTCCGGGCTGTTCACGCCGGAGACGGTCGCCGCGCTGCACGCGGTGTTCGCCGCCGCCGTGCACGCCTCGCCCGCCGACCGGGTCGCCGAGCTGTGGCTCGGTGACGACGCGCCGCAGGAGCCGGCCGTCGACGTGCCCGCGGAGACCGCCGCGGACCTGGTGTTCGCCGCGTTGGCCGAGCACCCGGACTCGGTCGCGATCGAGGGCGCGCTGACGTGCGGCGAGCTGGACCGGGCGGCGAACCGCCTCGCGCACGTGCTGCTGGCCGCGGGTGTGCGGCCGGACCAGCCGGTGGCGCTGTGCCTGGACCGGGGCGCGCCGATGGTGGTCGGCATCCTCGCCGCGTGGCGGGCGGGCGCGGGCTACCTGCCGCTCGACCCGTCGTGGCCGCCGGCCCGGCTGACCGCGATGGCCACCGGGTCCGACGTGCCGGTGCTCGTCACGGACGGCGCGTCGCGCGCGGTCACGGGACCGCTGGCCGGGCCGTGGACCGAGGTCGACCTGGACACCGCCGAGCTCGACGCCCGGCCCGACACGCCTCCTCGGGCGGCGGGGCAGCACCCCGGGTCGCTGGCCTACGTCATCCACACCTCGGGGTCCACCGGCAGGCCGAAGGGCGTGCGGTGCACCCAGGGCGGGCTGGCCGCGTTGCTGAGGGCGATGGGCGAGCTGGTGGAGCTGACGCCGACCGACCGGCTCGCGTCGATCACCACGCCCGCGTTCGACGTGTCCACCGTGGAGATGCTCGCGCCGCTCATCGGCGGCGCGACGCTCGTGGTGGTCCCGGCCGACGACGTGGCCGACGGAGGGCTGCTGCGCGCCCGCATCGAGGAGACCGGGGCCACGGTCGTGCAGGGCGGTCCCGCGAGCTGGCGGATGATCGTCGCGGCCGGTGGCGTGCCCGCCCGCGTGCGCCTGCGGATCAGCGGCGGCGAGGCGATGACCCGCGACCTGGCCGACGACCTCCAGACCGACGGCGCGACGCTGATCGACGGGTACGGGCCCACCGAGACCACGGTGTACTCGGCGGCCGGCGTGGTGTCGCACGCGCCGGACCCCGTGCGGCTCGGGCAGGCGGTGAAGGGCACGTCGCTGCACGTGCTGGACCCGGTGATGCGCCCGGTGCCGCCGGGTGTCATCGGCGAGCTGCACATCGGCGGCGCGGGCGTGGCCCGCGGCTACCACGGGCTGCCGGGCCTGACCGCGGACCGGTTCCGCCCCGACCCGTTCGGGCCCGCCGGCAGCCGCCTCTACGCCTCCGGCGACCTGGTCCGCCGCCACGCCGACGGCAGGCTGGAGTTCCTCGGCCGCGCCGACCGGCAGCTCAAGGTGCGCGGCTACCGGATCGAGCCGGGCGAGATCGAGGCCGTGCTGCGCGCCCACCCGGACGTGGCGCAGGCCGTCGTCGTCGCCTGGTCCGCGCACGCCGCCGACGTGCGGTTGGTGGCCTACGCGGTGCCCGCGGACCCGGACGTCGGCGAGGACGAGCTGCGCCGGCGGGTGCGCCCGCACCTGGCCGCGAGCCTGCCGGACTACATGCTCCCGGCGGCCGTCGTCGTGCTGGCGGAGCTGCCGCGCACCGGCAGCGGCAAGATCGACCGGGACGCGCTGCCCGATCCGGTGTGGACGACCGACGACGTCGACCGGGTGGAGCCGCGCGACGAGAACGAACGGCGGCTGGCGCTGATCTGGCGCGAGGTGCTGAGCATGCCCGCGGACGCGCCGCTCGGCGTGCACGACAACTTCTTCGCCCTGGGCGGCCACTCGCTGACCGCGACCCAGATGCTGGCCCGGGTCCGGGCAGCGCTGGACGTGGACCTGCCGCTGGCGACGCTGTTCGCCGCGCCGACCATCGCCGAGCTGTGCGCGAACCTCGGTCGCGGCACCGGTTCGGCGGCCCGGGGTCCGGCGCCGCTGCTCGACCAGCTCGACGAGCTGTCCGACGAGGAGATCGACCGCCTGCTCGGCGCGCTGGTCGACGAGGACGACGCGTGA